The genomic region ATGTAATCCTTTGCCGGTTCagaagaagcagcagcagaagtaTGGAAGGTTATGTGCGACTACGTCATGCCGTAGCGCCATCGAATGCAAATAGAAATCTCAACCGAAGCCGGTAAGTACCGGCTAATACCGGGGGTTTGTGCTTCGTGTCGTTTGTGCCAGTCAGTGGTGCGAATGTGCAAGTGCGCTGGGTGCTGCTTCACGAACTCCTGGACAGCATAACTTTGCTTATTATAATGTGTCCCTAAAATGCGGAACGTGCCGCGAATACTTAATCATTCCTTTTTGCGGGACTTTTACTTATTGCATGATTTTCACTCTCTGATTTTCTTAAACCTCACACACCCACATGAGCTatcaaaatgaataaaaaaataaataaataaataaaataaactaaaataaatacaacaatAGCATCTGAATCCAAAATTTGGCAACCTTCGCAGCCAACCGTATACCATTATGGATGCTCTATTGTGTCGATTCcagattcgattcgattcgttCCGATAAGGACAAAGCAAGGACTATCAACAAATTGCAATCCAACGCCCTTCAGATAGAGACCCTGCGGAGATCGTTAATCAACGCCAACAAACTTGACTGGTGCGAAAAGATATACTAAGTGCGAAATCGAGATTGTACCCTAATGTTATATATGCGAGAATGTACTACAAGAACACATGCCGAAGCATTATTCGTTAATTGCCAATTCGGTATACCATAAACTGGAGATCGTAAAAGTATTATACCAGTATCAGAAACCGTGATACAGATAATCGGTTGGGTACGCTAGACAAGATATTCCAAAGCCTGAAGATATCCAGAAGCAAATTGCACCTGAATTTCCTACCTATCGAAAACCCCGTACCCGTAAACTGGTCAAGCAAACGTGTTATGGTTTTACAGGAACTAGCCGCGGCCAATCCAAAACGCGTaagaaaaaattatgaaatattttgtaatgttttttgttccctATTTATTCTTGTCAGTCCCTCTGCGATAAGAGAACCTCTGGATTAAGACTCCACCGTCCACATGGGAGGAAAGATCTGGCCTCGTGGAAGCGTCCgtgcggttgttgttgttccgtTGATCTGCAAATGAGCCCCAAGGGCCCCGGAAAGGGGTTGCCGAGAAAACGTGCTGCTTGTGAGGTCGGGACGCGCCTTTATCAGTGCCTCGCGCCATCGTCACACGACAATCTGACGCACTGACATAACCGGTGCCAGGTAAAGGGTGCTGCGTCCACACCCTTCTGACGCTACTGTGCACCGTTTGCAGGCCACTTTATGTGCTCGTGTCTTCGTGATATCGGACAAATAGATTGTATTGTTCAAAGAAACTTATCAATTTCTGTCACCAACAATAGAATCTTTAAGAGGGGGTGGTAAAGAGGGAGGTAGGGGCTGAGGTGTCGTAAATCATACCTGCGCAGCCTTCAGTAAAACGTGTACAGCGTCCATCTTGCCATACACTCTAGTAGTGCCCTGCGTCATCCGCAGCGATAGGAAGAGATGCTACCGTGTCAACTCAGAACTGGGCCAGCCCATGGCACACGCGAAATCTCTAAATCAGTCAGCTGGAACTTTGTTGCTGCTCCTGCTACTGATGTGCCATACAACCAGCGTGTTGATtgtacatttttaacattcaGCAACATCGCCGGTCTTAATGATGATTAGTTCAGTGAATGCTCGTGGAGTGGAAACTATTTGTAACTTGTCTTCACGCTCTCCTGTTCGTACCCTGATATATTGGGAACTACTTTTGGAATTTTGCTACGCCAGTCCCGCTACCGCGTGTCGATGCTAGGCCACTCTGTTTGCCACTAGAAAGATAACGGAGCCAATCAGTCAAGTGGCAAGTAATCCGCTCGACACACAATTGACAAGCGTTTGTGCCGATTGATTTAGTAATACAATTATTGAACGGACCgaactgtgtgtgtttttttatttcttcgtcGTAGCACGTTGTTTGAGATGCTCTCACAAGTCGAATGTGATAAACATGCAAGGATAGCAGCAATACAACCGCCTGATATGGCTTCTGCACACGAAGTCTTACTTTTTAATGCGAAATGACTACTCCTACTCACCAGTTACATTATTTAAGCAACGCAGTTTAAAATGGTGATACTCCcatggaaacaaaaagatcgcaaggtaaaattaacaaatcgTTTGTTGTTATCGGCATTTATTTCCTTATCCATGTTTATGATTCTTTCCGGTAGATAAAATGGAGTTCTATTTTTGCACCGCTCTTTTGGTTGCTTATAAGCGGGATTCACTTGCATGATAAAGATAGAAAGAATGTATGATAAAGCAACAGCTGTGTGTAGATTGCTACATCTGATTTTCCGGTATTGCAGCTAGGTATTCAAAAATCAACGTACAAAAGGCATCGACAAAAGGTCAATTCAGctcaaatattaaaaatttattgaatattttattactttttcatACTACTACGACGAGTGAAATTTTTCACTGCAGTTGCAATATTTCCTTATGGAAATTCAAACCCAAGAAAGAATCAAATAGCTCTGACTCACTTCTCGAGTGCGGCATGCTTTCTGACAAACAGTTACTATCAGAAAGCTCTCTTTGATTTATAAAGAACATCTTCTCATGATTATTCGATAACTTTTGGGTACCACAATAAAATAACTCCAAGCATCATTCGTAAATTCTATAccttcatttcttttccatgaATTCATTGCTTTTACCAATACCGGTTTGACCACGATGAGTGTATAAGGAGGTGAGTTGTGCTCGATTGaccacaaaaaataaaataaaaatgttggcCAATTTTGGAACCTATTGAATAACTGTTCTCTTTGGCAGTACCCGTACTCTATAAACATTATTGGCATACATTAGATTCGATATGCAGGACGGCATAATAGCTCTATTTGGGatttcaaaatgtaaaattgaaaCTATAAGGCCGGTTAGGAACTCACCTCTTTAAACTCTCTCACCTTGGCATTCAAGACGAATGAATTTGGAGAAACGTCAAAAGTTGACAAGAAAGTGAACGCTCTGTGGAGAGAATCGTGGAGAGAAACAAGGTGATTCATTCATCCAATGACTCGCTTGTCCGATCGAAGATTCGGACTCTAGTGATGGATAAACTCCGGCTAAGAAATAGGTACGTTTCCCTCTCGCAGAAGAAAGAATGTATCATACATTGATTTTTAAAGCTTCATATGTATGAAGTTCGTCATTAAAAGTATATTCCGCGTTgtatcaacaaaattaagcatctcTCTGTGATTTAGGCCCGTTTTGATTGATTCTATAACAGGTGCGATCCTACCGGAGAAGCACGGAAAAGGATTAAGTCCAATCCGGCTCCGCATGTCACAACACTACTGCTATTTCAGTTTGTTTGGAAGGTGCCTCCGCCATTGTGTTGCTCccgtggtttttgttttcgcgtGTTGATAGAGTctgaaaatcgcttccaaaaGCGGTCCACCATGCATCAAATGCTGTAAATATTGTGTGATGGCGTTCGCTGTGCTGTAGCGATAGAGTGAAGAGCTCAATTCACACACGATAAGGTGCAAACGCGTGTGATAAGCCGCATCCTTCGGATCCACCGTCAGATAGAAGGGGAGTGTTCCGTCGTGGGCGCTGCTAGCAGGGCAGAACAGTAAGAAGAACAACACGAATAGGTGAAAGCAGTGGCACATCCATCCGAGCAATAAACGAACGGGGCGAGATAAATCCGTTCCCCGCGAAACAAATAGTAACGCTGTGCCAATTAATTTACGAACAAACTTCGCTCGACACTCCCACAGTGTCATTGGTGCCGGTACGCCCAAGCGGAAGTGTCAGTGGTAGAGCAGGTGAAGTGGCATCCGCAGCTTCACGCTCTCGCTAGGAGCTGTTGAGAAATGTGGAAAAAGCAAGCCTCCGTGTGCTGGCTCGTTAGTGTCTACGTCCTGTGTCAGTCCGTTGCAACGGAGGGTAACCAAGGTAATGCAGTGGCAGGCCATCTCCAGAAGAGCCACAACTGGACAGATGATGACTAACGCTGTTCATGTTCGATTTCTTTGTAGTGCGGGAGGAATACTTCAGTCGCGGTAGCAACGGGACACTTTCCTGCGCTACGTCCGAAAATCAAAATATCGTATGGCACAaggatggtgcaaacattaccAATCCAAGGTACGATACACCTATTCCGATACGTCCAAGGAAGCGTTGCAATTGTAATTTGCTTAATGACGCACcgttttcgttgtttcagaATTACGTTTCAGATCGTAGACAGCGGCGCGCCGGTTCGGAAATGGTCATTTGTAGTGCCCGACGAAGATAAAACCGATGAAGCAAACGCTCCGAAACTGTACTTCACTCTGACGATACACAATTTTACCACAACCGACGAAGGCAACTACACCTGCTACAATCTGGAAAATGGTCTCAACGTGTCGTACAACGTGCGCACCGTAATCCTACCAAAGATCACCAAAACAAGCGACGAAAGAATTAGAACTAAGACGACCAGCATCCTGGAGCTGTACTGCGTCATCGAGGCGTATCCACTATCGTACTTTAACAGTTCCATCTACTGGCTCAAAGAGGATGCTTCGGGCGATAACAGTCAGCGAGCGTTGGCCAGCAACGTTAACAGGCGCTTCATCGACGAGCGTCATCTCAACACCACACTCACGCTTCGCGATCTCACCAAGGCGCACAATGGGACGTACTCGTGCATCGTGCCGCAATCGGCACAGCTGCAGGAGGACTACGGTGAAGTAAAGCGATCGATGGCCCTGCTGATTCTCGACGTGCCCCAAGTGACGATCGACTACGCGAAGGCGGTCGGCGCCAACAAGATCTATCTCAATTGGACCGTGAACGACGGGAACGATCCGATCAAAAGCTATATCGTGCGATATCTGAAAACGGGTGATCAAACGCAGACGTACTACCGTGAGCAAATCGGTGCGAATAATTCGTTCTACGTTCTGGACGGATTCGAGCCCGGAACGGACTACAAGATCAGTTTGGGTGCCTCGAACAGCCAGGGCCAGGGAAAGTTTCATGAGTACAGCGAAACAATTCGGACGCTCGACACCGATCCGAGCTTCACTCCGATGGTGGAGGTCAAAGGGAGTACGCACTCGACGATCACAATCGGATGGACACCGCCACCGGCCAACCTCACCGATTACATCCAATACTACGAACTGGTCGTTTCGCTAGCCGGCGTCAATGCGTCCATCATGAAGAAGGAAGCGTTTCATCCGCAAAACAGTCGGAACCTTCCGTACATGTTCGACAACCTGGCGACGGCCACGGAGTACACCTTCCGTGTGCGAGCCTGCAGTGAGCTGACGAAAATTTGCGGCAATTGGTCGGATCCGGTCAACGGCACGACCAGTGATGGGCAAGCATCGCAACCGCGCAACCTACAGATCACCTGCTCACACCACAACATCTCGCGGCGCAATTTCGTGCGTGTCCGCTGGGAAACGCCCGAGTCGCCGAACGGTAAGATCATATCGTACCAAACGATCCTCAGCGGAGTATCCCACTTTCGCTCGGAGTACGGTGTAATGAAGAACGAAATCTGGGGTCCAAAGATCAAGAACATTCTGCAGAACGTGCTCTACACCGAGTACGACAATGTGCCGCCGAACACAAACTATACGGTCAACGTGACGGCGCATACTCGAACGAAGCGACCCGGTGTGGTGGCGTCGGCCAGCTGCACCATGCCGGCAACCACTCCCGACCATCTGGGGCGCATGATCTGGGGTAAACTGCGCACGGAGGATGACAATTGGATCTTCAAGCTGTTCCTTCCGCGGCTCTCGGAGCGAAACGGTCCAATCTGTTGCTACAAAGTGTACCTAACGCGCATTCACATGCACCATAATGGATCACTGCCAAGCCCGGAGAATGCACCGATCAGTAGCTACGCCGAGGTACACTCGATCAATAATACGCGCGGTGGCACGTACCTAGCGGAGGTGTTTGCTAGTGCATTCAACTACACGGAGGTGTTTCTAGGCGACGGAAAGAATTCTCCCTCCGTCGGACTATGTCCGCAATGTTTACAGATGCGGCATCGTATCACTTACGATGCAGAACGATCATCTGCAACGACGGGTGAGGATTGGAACCACCAACACCTATGATTGATCGATAGGTTAACGTAACGTTATGTCCTTTTTGCTTGCAGTTTCTCCTACCACTGATGATGATACTGCTCCGTCCGATGTCACTGTTCTGCCTGGCGGTAGAACTGGCAATGAAGCCGTTCCACTTGAGGATGAACGAAAGGCATCATCGAATCACGAGAAGCGTGATACAATGAGCAGCATGAAAACAATCGCACAGCTGGAAACAGTCTTTGACGGAGTTCTCGATCCATTCAGCAACTATACCGGATTCGTGGAAGTTGTTGGTAGGTGACGGGCTGCTTGCAATTAGTTAGTGGCAATATgtatttacattttgtttttctatcttgAAGTTAAAACGGACACCGGTGACGATGGTCGGGACTATGTGTCGACCTACAGCGAATACTTCCAGGAGATGAACGCTGGAGCACCACCGGAGAGTGATGCCGACAGGGACGAGCTCTCTTTTATACTGAAAATCGTTATTCAGGTATTGCTCGCCTTGatcgtggtggtgctggtcgtGCTGCTGGTGCTTTGCTTCCTGCATAGACACTTTAGCAACAACATTGCCCAAGAAGGGGAAGCCATCAGCCTGGGCGATTCATTGAGGTAAGACTTACACTTGAAGTTGCATGCCAAAGATCGATTCTCTGTGTAATGCGTTAGAAACGTATATGTTTCCATTTTGCGTCGCGTTATTCTTTTTGGACTATTGTGTGTCGCCCTTGTTCGTGTTTTCCCCCCTTCTCTTATAGACGCGCCCTGTGCAATGGTGGCCGCGGTGTTAATGCTCATCATCGTCATTTGCTCGGTTCCAGCAGTGCGAAACCACCGGTTCTGCCACCGATCGCGAAAGAGGACGTACCGAAGGCGTACAATGACAAGCACAAGGACTCGGACTACGGCTTCCAGCACGAGTTTGAGCTGCTGCCGGATAAGTTCCTCGATCGTACGACGAAAAACTCCGACATGAAGGAGAACATGCCGAAAAACCGCTACCCGGACATCAAGGCGTACGATCAGACGCGCGTCAAGCTGATGCCACTGAATGGGCTGGCCGGGTCGGACTACATCAATGCGAACTTCGTCATCGGCTACAAGGAGCGGAAGAAGTTCATCTGTGCCCAGGGACCGATGGACGCGACGATCAACGACTTTTGGCGCATGATCTGGGAGCAGCACCTGGAGATTATCGTGATGCTGACGAATCTGGAGGAGTACAACAAGACAAAGTGCGCCAAATATTGGCCGGAGGGTACGAACGACTCGATACAGTACGGCGAGCTGCTGATCACGTTCCATTCGATCACTTACTATGCGGATTACATCGTACGCACGCTGAAGGTAACGAACGGAGTGGAGACTCTTTGACACCAGGGATTGTTTGGcacttattttcaaaatttttttctacttcagGTTACCAAACGTTCAGCTAGCTCCGGCGAGGAAACATGTCGTGAGATAAGTCAGTATCATTATTTGGCCTGGAAAGACTTTATGGCTCCTGAGCATCCGCAAGGCATCACGAAGTTCATCAATCGTATCAACTCGGAGTATTCGCTGCAGCGCGGGCCGATCCTCGTCCACTGCAGTGCTGGCGTTGGGCGAACGGGTACCTTCGTGGCGCTGGACACCCTCTCACAGCAGCTACAAGAGGAGGGTCAAGTGTCCATCTTCAACACCATTTGTGATATGCGCTATCAAAGAAATTTTCTCGTACAGTCACTGGTAAGGGAGGATGAAGTGCTTCGATCGTGCGATGATTTTTACATTTACTGCGATCTTGTTCTATTCTACAGAAACAATACATCTTTTTGTACCGAGCTCTGGCCGAGTTGGCGTACTTCGGAGACACGGAGATCGATCAGAAATCGTTGGCCAGTACCATCGAAAATCTGAAGCAACCATCGTCGGAGAATCCCGAAATATCTCGACTTGAACTGCAATTCCAAGTGAGCCAAATTCCCGATCATAACAAACCTTCTGGAGGGCAATCCCTGTACAAGCGTTGTGTTCCACTTCCAGCGCCTTAAGGCATTCCAAGATGACACGCGGCGAACCACGACGATGGGCTCGAGCGATGAGAACAAGGCAAAGAACCGATCCGATGCGTGCATTCCGTACGACAAAAATCGCGTCATTCTAGCACCGATTCCGGGCCGGGACAATTGCACCTACATCAACGCGTCGTTCGTCGATGGGTACGATGAGGAGAACAATTTCATCGTCACGCAGGACCCGATGGAGGAGACGATCTTTGACTTCTGGCGCATGATATTCGAACAGCGTGTCAAAACGATCGTTATGTTTTCCGAGGTAAGGTTTGCAGAAGGTTGAAGGTTTGCCAGTGTACACTCAttttcctggtttttttttctcacctttACCAGATTGGTGATGGGCCCAATAAGTGCCCCCGCTATTGGGCCGACGAGGAGATGAAGTACGAAAATCTGCTCGTTTCGTACATCCAAAGCGAAAGCGGGCCATACTACACGAAGCGCGAGTTCACCGTTACTAACTGCAAGACGAACGACACCATCCATGTAACGCAGTTCCAGTACAACGGTTGGCCCACGGTGGAAGGTGAGGTACCGGAGGTGACGCGTGGCATGATCGAGATCGTCAACCAGGCGCAAAAGCATAGCTCCCAGCAGCAGGATATCTTCACGATTGCCGTTCACTGCAGGTAGGAAGCGATTTTGCAACCCAAAGAAAATCGTCATACCATTTTCAAACCATGcttttggtttcctttttttagtCTCGGGACGGACAAAAGTTCCCTTTTCGTTGCCATGTGTATATTAGTGATGCAGCTGAAGACGGAAAAACGCGTCGACATTTGCACGGTCGTGCGGAAACTTCGCGCACAACGTAGTCTAATGATACAGACATATGTAAGTATCGTTTATTTGAACCTCGATTTGTCAACGATGGGCTTGTCCACTAAACCAATTCTTCTCTCTTCGTTTTCATACTCTAGGCACAATATGAGTTCTTACATAGGGCCATTGTAAATTTTGCCGATCTGTATAAAATATCGCTAGGCATCGCAAACGATTGTTGATAAGAGTGAGTTACAGTGACGGTTCAGCTCGATGTAGCAATTATTGGAAACACATTATTAAGTAATAATTTACAccgaaaacagaacaaaataatATACGTACGGTATGAAGACGACGCTTGAATGGGTGTGTGTAGCGTGCAAGGAgtgtggaaatggaaaacggtaAACAGAACGTGTCTCTCTTATATACTCCACCTTCCAGGAATGCGTAGAAAGGGAAAACCTGGAGAACACACAAGAACAAACGAATGCGAACAGAGAGTAAAGGCTTATTATCGGGGAATCGGTTTGACCAACGCGAACAAGTTCCAGTAAGATTAAGTAAGAAGGTAACAGTACATACCGGATATGCACAATCTCGAACACAATCGGAAGTTAGGGCAAGGTGAGCGGCACTTGCGAAAGAAGCACCCCCTCCTTCCCCTCCCATAGCCACTGGAGTCAGTGTGCAGCGAACTGGAGGCCATAGAAAGCCGACCCATTTTTGGAACATTTTATGTGAAGAATGACAATTAGGATTAACTCTTTTCTATACCGAAACATACACTGAAACCACGCGATACATGGAACCAACCAACCGAACGTTTAGAGCAGATTAGATGCAGACAGGCAGAGGGAAAGAAGGAGGTACATGAGTATTGTGAAGCTTTTCAACTAgtttgctgctgatgttgcctGTATCCTGcgcaattcgggccgaaaacaaaattagaGCGGCCCTTAGGCGAACTCAGAAGGGAGGGAAGCAGGGAACCGAGCAAACCAATAAGCCTAGCACCTGATGGCGATTGTGTGccattattttgttgttatagttttgtgttttcgatTTACGGTTTACAATTGTAAAGGGAAACAAATGAAAGATTTGTTTCATGGTCGACTTAATTCTAGTATCAGTTCGAACGCAAGTTGTCCGCGCCGGAACAGTAGTAacattgaatttgttttgtcAGTGCATCGTCTTGTTCGTTGCAGTATTATCAATAAACGAGTATTTCTCACCCCATTCAGGTGCTGAACTTTTTGGGAGAAGCCTTCGGTTCCCCAATCCTTCGATCCGTTTAGGCAAAAGCAGCTTGTTGCAATGTGCGCTTGCTTATCGCCACGCAAGTCATGCATGCTTTTCCCCGCGCGGGACCAGCTGATCGGTTCCGAGGAAAGTTTAGTTTAAGTGACAATcgtcttttgtttgtttttcggtgtGATCAGCCATCACGCACATCAATCACACACGGTACATACAAACATACATGCATACTACCCTCCTACATACCATACACACGGTTCGCATAAGTTATATCGGATAGGCATAATAGAACGAATCTAGCGAGTCTAGGCGGCGGGTGCGTTGGGTAGGGGTACGTCCCGGTCTCTTCGGTTAAGTTCATCGATACATTCTTCATACCCTAAGTCAACATTGTATTGTggatcgcaaaaaaaaagaaacaacaaaaaacatttgccATGGCACTCGAATGCAACTATTACGATATAAGAATACAGCAGTAAAGACAGAAACAACCGCGCTTCCGGTGTTTGTATCCGCTTCGATTTTGccttccccccctcccagCGAGCAGTAAAACGAACCAAACGTAGAAGAAAAACCTAGCGATAGATGTTGGCTTCTGTGGAGCCGAACACACAAGCCAAACCAACAAACTGCTGGGCCGTGCGAACAGCACAAGGCTTCAAGGGGTTTGAAATTTTCGTTCACGAGccattgtttctgttttgtgttttttaatttctgtttGTTGTCATCCTTGAGGTAGAAAATCGCTCGGAACGAATAGGAAAAAACATATTCAGTTCTCTTATCAGCTCAGCTAAAGAAGAAtgtatgttgtttttataACAGAgcttcggttttgtttacaaactccTTAGTAGTAGTTTAGATTCGACAAaagatttacatttaaatttccaaATTGTATGTTAGGAAGGCAAACCGAAGTGTTAGCATAACCATCATGGATATTTCGATTTAAAAgtggatggaaagaaaaattcgAGGCAGCTGAGTTGAGGAATGGGAATGCAAGCCCTTTCAGGGAAcgctaaaaagaaacaagataACACAATTTGGTGATTTCGAGCCATTTAGCGAACTGATTAGCCGAGAAGAAGGGGCCGGTTGCTGGCTGGCCATGCAGTTGTGCATTgacttttttatattaattatACTATATTggaaatcaacaacaacaacaacaacaaaaagcatcattatcaaaacgaaaggaagagaaaacaaaagaaacacgagACAGATACTCTAGAACTACAAAGAATACCTCTATTTGTGTGTAATAGTCAATAACAATTAAGGCATCAGCAAGTACCAGTATGATATTTCTTTAGCATATTTGAAAGAACCTTCGCGGCAGTTTAGAAGCAGGATGAAAGCGTCGTGTTAGCAAAGGCAGAGGGCATGAATAATGAAGACTATCGCTTCGACTAGAAAACCCCGTTCTGGCATTCGCAAAGGGAACGCACAGCACAAAACACTAGCGAGAAAGAAATAAGAGTGGCATGAACGAACAAAAAACTCATCATGAATAAGAATAAACTAATTAAACTGTATGGCGTTGTTTTAATGTCAAACGCACACcggaaaccaaccaaccaccgcGTGGCTTTACCACAGGATGACGAGGACGGGACTCTGCTGGGGAATAGCTGCCGCGCCAACCTGCCAGCCTGCCAACTTTATGCATCGAGTGCGAGTGTTCTTAGATTTTACAGCTGGTTGAGAAAAGCACGTACCTTGTGGCTATAATTTCTATCGGCGCGCAATTGAAACGATTAGAACGATGAGAACTAGCCACATGGAAAACGAATACGGACAatgggagaaaataaattacaaataGAACTGGTGTAACATAAACGTGTTTGTTGATAGTGTGTTTAATGTGGTTTCACTGTTTCCACCGTTTTTGATTTCGTTCGACAGGTAGAAAGGTTCAACAAggaaatgttgttttgtttatagcAATGATCTTACATTGACTTGAAATATGCGTATCTCATGTTACGGTAGACCATCTAAAACTCTATTATTTCTCAAAGTATATCTCAAAATAGGTTCTTAAAAAATAGTAGTAGTTCATCAAGGTAAATTTTTAGCTctttattcaaatatttatttgacGAAATGTGTATAGTTCTTACTAAAAATTCCACAAAACGCAGAGCATAAGGTTCAACATTTcagtaagtattttttttttttttttttttttttttatttcagagATTTTGACCTCTTCGGTCATTCATCTCTTATGCCAGGTAAGTATAGGCCGAGAAGCGATGATTCAGTAAGTATGTTTAAagaggaaaacatattttcggtTATATACAATACCGCCCCCAACAAGCCAACGAAGAGCGACGTCAAAAACGTGTCGTCGGATG from Anopheles coustani chromosome 3, idAnoCousDA_361_x.2, whole genome shotgun sequence harbors:
- the LOC131272419 gene encoding tyrosine-protein phosphatase 69D isoform X1, translating into MWKKQASVCWLVSVYVLCQSVATEGNQVREEYFSRGSNGTLSCATSENQNIVWHKDGANITNPRITFQIVDSGAPVRKWSFVVPDEDKTDEANAPKLYFTLTIHNFTTTDEGNYTCYNLENGLNVSYNVRTVILPKITKTSDERIRTKTTSILELYCVIEAYPLSYFNSSIYWLKEDASGDNSQRALASNVNRRFIDERHLNTTLTLRDLTKAHNGTYSCIVPQSAQLQEDYGEVKRSMALLILDVPQVTIDYAKAVGANKIYLNWTVNDGNDPIKSYIVRYLKTGDQTQTYYREQIGANNSFYVLDGFEPGTDYKISLGASNSQGQGKFHEYSETIRTLDTDPSFTPMVEVKGSTHSTITIGWTPPPANLTDYIQYYELVVSLAGVNASIMKKEAFHPQNSRNLPYMFDNLATATEYTFRVRACSELTKICGNWSDPVNGTTSDGQASQPRNLQITCSHHNISRRNFVRVRWETPESPNGKIISYQTILSGVSHFRSEYGVMKNEIWGPKIKNILQNVLYTEYDNVPPNTNYTVNVTAHTRTKRPGVVASASCTMPATTPDHLGRMIWGKLRTEDDNWIFKLFLPRLSERNGPICCYKVYLTRIHMHHNGSLPSPENAPISSYAEVHSINNTRGGTYLAEVFASAFNYTEVFLGDGKNSPSVGLCPQCLQMRHRITYDAERSSATTVSPTTDDDTAPSDVTVLPGGRTGNEAVPLEDERKASSNHEKRDTMSSMKTIAQLETVFDGVLDPFSNYTGFVEVVVKTDTGDDGRDYVSTYSEYFQEMNAGAPPESDADRDELSFILKIVIQVLLALIVVVLVVLLVLCFLHRHFSNNIAQEGEAISLGDSLRRALCNGGRGVNAHHRHLLGSSSAKPPVLPPIAKEDVPKAYNDKHKDSDYGFQHEFELLPDKFLDRTTKNSDMKENMPKNRYPDIKAYDQTRVKLMPLNGLAGSDYINANFVIGYKERKKFICAQGPMDATINDFWRMIWEQHLEIIVMLTNLEEYNKTKCAKYWPEGTNDSIQYGELLITFHSITYYADYIVRTLKVTKRSASSGEETCREISQYHYLAWKDFMAPEHPQGITKFINRINSEYSLQRGPILVHCSAGVGRTGTFVALDTLSQQLQEEGQVSIFNTICDMRYQRNFLVQSLKQYIFLYRALAELAYFGDTEIDQKSLASTIENLKQPSSENPEISRLELQFQRLKAFQDDTRRTTTMGSSDENKAKNRSDACIPYDKNRVILAPIPGRDNCTYINASFVDGYDEENNFIVTQDPMEETIFDFWRMIFEQRVKTIVMFSEIGDGPNKCPRYWADEEMKYENLLVSYIQSESGPYYTKREFTVTNCKTNDTIHVTQFQYNGWPTVEGEVPEVTRGMIEIVNQAQKHSSQQQDIFTIAVHCSLGTDKSSLFVAMCILVMQLKTEKRVDICTVVRKLRAQRSLMIQTYAQYEFLHRAIVNFADLYKISLGIANDC
- the LOC131272419 gene encoding tyrosine-protein phosphatase 69D isoform X2, with protein sequence MWKKQASVCWLVSVYVLCQSVATEGNQVREEYFSRGSNGTLSCATSENQNIVWHKDGANITNPRITFQIVDSGAPVRKWSFVVPDEDKTDEANAPKLYFTLTIHNFTTTDEGNYTCYNLENGLNVSYNVRTVILPKITKTSDERIRTKTTSILELYCVIEAYPLSYFNSSIYWLKEDASGDNSQRALASNVNRRFIDERHLNTTLTLRDLTKAHNGTYSCIVPQSAQLQEDYGEVKRSMALLILDVPQVTIDYAKAVGANKIYLNWTVNDGNDPIKSYIVRYLKTGDQTQTYYREQIGANNSFYVLDGFEPGTDYKISLGASNSQGQGKFHEYSETIRTLDTDPSFTPMVEVKGSTHSTITIGWTPPPANLTDYIQYYELVVSLAGVNASIMKKEAFHPQNSRNLPYMFDNLATATEYTFRVRACSELTKICGNWSDPVNGTTSDGQASQPRNLQITCSHHNISRRNFVRVRWETPESPNGKIISYQTILSGVSHFRSEYGVMKNEIWGPKIKNILQNVLYTEYDNVPPNTNYTVNVTAHTRTKRPGVVASASCTMPATTPDHLGRMIWGKLRTEDDNWIFKLFLPRLSERNGPICCYKVYLTRIHMHHNGSLPSPENAPISSYAEVHSINNTRGGTYLAEVFASAFNYTEVFLGDGKNSPSVGLCPQCLQMRHRITYDAERSSATTVSPTTDDDTAPSDVTVLPGGRTGNEAVPLEDERKASSNHEKRDTMSSMKTIAQLETVFDGVLDPFSNYTGFVEVVVKTDTGDDGRDYVSTYSEYFQEMNAGAPPESDADRDELSFILKIVIQVLLALIVVVLVVLLVLCFLHRHFSNNIAQEGEAISLGDSLSSAKPPVLPPIAKEDVPKAYNDKHKDSDYGFQHEFELLPDKFLDRTTKNSDMKENMPKNRYPDIKAYDQTRVKLMPLNGLAGSDYINANFVIGYKERKKFICAQGPMDATINDFWRMIWEQHLEIIVMLTNLEEYNKTKCAKYWPEGTNDSIQYGELLITFHSITYYADYIVRTLKVTKRSASSGEETCREISQYHYLAWKDFMAPEHPQGITKFINRINSEYSLQRGPILVHCSAGVGRTGTFVALDTLSQQLQEEGQVSIFNTICDMRYQRNFLVQSLKQYIFLYRALAELAYFGDTEIDQKSLASTIENLKQPSSENPEISRLELQFQRLKAFQDDTRRTTTMGSSDENKAKNRSDACIPYDKNRVILAPIPGRDNCTYINASFVDGYDEENNFIVTQDPMEETIFDFWRMIFEQRVKTIVMFSEIGDGPNKCPRYWADEEMKYENLLVSYIQSESGPYYTKREFTVTNCKTNDTIHVTQFQYNGWPTVEGEVPEVTRGMIEIVNQAQKHSSQQQDIFTIAVHCSLGTDKSSLFVAMCILVMQLKTEKRVDICTVVRKLRAQRSLMIQTYAQYEFLHRAIVNFADLYKISLGIANDC